The Clupea harengus chromosome 22, Ch_v2.0.2, whole genome shotgun sequence genomic sequence TACCTCTCGTGGGGTCATAATTCCCTGGGAAGTTAGAGATGATGCGGGCAAAGACCACAGGCGTGTCTGGTGGTGGGAAGCTGCTGTTCAGAGCTGCTGTAAAAGCTGACTGGATGACTGGCGTACACGGACCAGGCATTCCTGTAATGCCAATGCCTCCCTCATCCCCCTTCTCACCATTGATCCCTGAGACACCCTGAGGGCCCATCGTGCCCTTGTCACCCTTGGTCCCAGTTGGACCAGGCATCCCGTGAGATCCATCTGCCCCGTCTGTGCAGTTGCACTCACCCTTTGAACCCAGGTCTCCTTTCTGCCCCTCTGCCCCGGGGACACCTGGCGGACCCAAGCCGCCTGGGTCTCCCATCGGTCCTTTCAGACCCGGTGGACCCTCTACCCCCGGAATTCCCCTAGCCCCTGCGCTACCCGGAAGGCCTGGTTCTCCTGGCGGGCCTGGGATGGAATCGCAGCTTTCTGGACAGACACCTGTCTCACCTTGAGGCCCTTGCACACCTGCAGTGCCATCTCCTCCTTGGTCTCCTTTGTCACCTGGAGCATAGAGGTGCAGTGATAGGGACAGGTGAGTAGATAGACACAGTTACATGAGTCGTGCTGGCACTCTGTTGTGCGAGTTTCCAGCTTACCCTTGAAGCCTTGAGATCCTTTACTGCCCATGAATCCTACTgaacctttctctcccttcaaaCCCTCGTCTCCTTTCTGACCTAACAGAGCAAACACAAGTTAAAGAAAGGAGGTGGTTAAAGCATCATGATGAACACAGAACAACTGAAAATATTCAAAACGtttcttttttcaaaacacGTTGTTCTGCAGAGGCTGTATTACCTACCTTTCGGTCCCTCTCGACCAACAAATCCTGGACGACCTCTAAACCCTGTCAAGCCTCTTCTCCCTGGACTACCTGGTGGGCCTAATGTGAGAGATCACATGTTCATACAACAACtgtcaacacacaacacacgtagCTTTACGTACTACATATAGGTGTGTGACATTTCCTGAGATTAAGGACTGAGATTAACTGTGAATGGACAATCAGAAATGTAGGAAGAGCGAGTTTGTAGTTTATAGTGTACCTGGCCGACCcctgtctcctctgtcccctttGGGGCCCGCGTTGTGGCCCTTGCACAGTGTGCACATGCAGAACCAGGGGCTCGGAGCCTCCAGAAGCCCGTCGCAGTAGGATGGATCGGGCACCATCGGCTCATCATAATCCCACGTCAGGTTATTGGGTCTGGTCATGTTCAGCAGAGTCAGATTCGAAGGAGGCACATGGGGTATTGCCATGGGGTAGCCACCTGAGTCCTTGGCTTGTCCTTCCCATGCCATTGGGTCATGTTCATATGGCATGGGATCACCATCAGATGAAATTGGGTAGCTGTCGGGTGGCATTGGGTAACCACTAGAATGCATGGGGTAGTCATCCATGGGCATGGGATCACCATCAGATGACATCAGGAAGCTATCAGGTGGCATAGGGTAGCCATCAGATGGCATGTGTCCCCGTGCCCTTGGGATTTGGTCTTGTGGCATGCCATATGATCCTGAGGCCATTCCGTAATCCTCCGGAGGAACGGGTTGTTCTGGAGAGCCGACGGGTGGAGGAGACTGGTTGTCTGGAAGTCTGGCAATCATTGCtgaggagacagggagaaaagagagcagCCCAAGCAGAGCCAACATCCTCTgcagagtgagggatagagacagaaaaacagaaagacagacagacagacagtgagtgaaagtgagtgagtgaaaaagagagtttGGTATGGAATCCTAGGAGCTGAAAAAGTTTGTGTTCGCCAACTATAATGACACGGAACAGATCAGAGTGCTCAATTTTGTAATCCTTGTCTGGTGTCATTACAAGTTCATTTGAAATTATATTCCACGTTAGATCTCTAGATCTTTATCAGTACATTCTTTGGCACAGTTTAAGtcaatatataaataatttacCAATCTTATTGTGTCAGTGGACTAAACTAATATACCAATCTTATCGAGTCAGAAGTCTAAACTGCATTCCTACATCAGATATTTGTCTCCAGCTATCTCTTGGACTCTGCTTACTAATAGTTTCAACACTGAAATGATTCAACATACAGGGGACAGCAAATAAGCAGAATATGTGTGATAAATCAATGATAATTGATTAATCAATGATGAAGTCAGATCAGTGCTCTGcgtggtgtgtttgtttaatc encodes the following:
- the LOC105899166 gene encoding inner ear-specific collagen-like yields the protein MVVICDYLVDSLNANKVTLQSAFVILCQAQCDIIPVPSALYSDPKEDGQVAGFLFGHCQVELINRSNILSCGSLHRHLILMMAHSSIATRMLALLGLLSFLPVSSAMIARLPDNQSPPPVGSPEQPVPPEDYGMASGSYGMPQDQIPRARGHMPSDGYPMPPDSFLMSSDGDPMPMDDYPMHSSGYPMPPDSYPISSDGDPMPYEHDPMAWEGQAKDSGGYPMAIPHVPPSNLTLLNMTRPNNLTWDYDEPMVPDPSYCDGLLEAPSPWFCMCTLCKGHNAGPKGDRGDRGRPGPPGSPGRRGLTGFRGRPGFVGREGPKGQKGDEGLKGEKGSVGFMGSKGSQGFKGDKGDQGGDGTAGVQGPQGETGVCPESCDSIPGPPGEPGLPGSAGARGIPGVEGPPGLKGPMGDPGGLGPPGVPGAEGQKGDLGSKGECNCTDGADGSHGMPGPTGTKGDKGTMGPQGVSGINGEKGDEGGIGITGMPGPCTPVIQSAFTAALNSSFPPPDTPVVFARIISNFPGNYDPTRGIYTAPVNGTYVFSYNLQVFSRVLMVGLYHNFRPVVRSTEPANLGTASQQLILHLNTGDRVWLLVKDTDTNGMFTSSECSSTFSGFLLYPDSCDPPLFRDFTPPIEGTYLWGELEV